A part of Candidatus Methylomirabilota bacterium genomic DNA contains:
- a CDS encoding amidohydrolase family protein: MRCVLTNATLIDCVNPRPIAFASVTIEDGRIAEVLDASRSPDTRGAEVIDLGGASLLPGLWDVHIHPDYLAATGASPVEQTVIFGHRLMEALTESGVTGVRCAGAAHFMDVAWKRAFESGQYIGPRVFAAGYFLTTTGGHFLTSGHARECDGPYGFVRAIREQIKNGVDHIKLNLTGGIMGPSWDRHWQSFLLDDELEAAFAICGKRGYRVMAHAASPEAVRAAVRLGAHSIEHGYLMDQECIDGMRAQGTWYVPTLAISHLTPDQASDRWEKRWVEQRDLAQDLCHRADAAAAEHRGWFQQALAAGVKMALGSDIRPLKEAALLELGLWVKDGATPWQALLAATRHAAELCGVGHELGTVEPGKLADLIVVGANPLDDIANLRQLRLVFKEGRIVSDKRAGAARS; this comes from the coding sequence ATGCGATGCGTGCTGACCAATGCGACTCTCATCGACTGCGTCAATCCGCGGCCGATAGCGTTCGCCAGCGTCACCATCGAGGACGGGCGCATCGCGGAGGTGCTCGACGCGAGCCGGTCACCGGACACGCGCGGCGCCGAGGTCATCGATCTGGGCGGCGCCTCCCTCCTGCCCGGGCTCTGGGACGTTCACATCCATCCCGACTACCTGGCGGCCACCGGCGCCTCCCCCGTCGAGCAGACGGTCATCTTCGGGCATCGGCTGATGGAGGCCTTGACGGAAAGCGGGGTGACGGGCGTGCGATGCGCGGGTGCCGCGCATTTCATGGATGTCGCGTGGAAGCGAGCCTTCGAGAGCGGGCAGTACATCGGCCCGCGGGTGTTCGCGGCCGGCTACTTCCTGACCACCACGGGCGGTCACTTCCTGACCTCGGGTCACGCGCGGGAGTGCGACGGACCCTATGGCTTCGTGCGCGCCATCCGCGAGCAGATCAAGAATGGCGTCGATCACATCAAGCTGAACCTCACGGGCGGTATCATGGGGCCCTCGTGGGACCGACACTGGCAGTCTTTCCTCCTCGATGACGAGCTCGAGGCCGCCTTTGCCATCTGCGGCAAGCGCGGTTACCGGGTGATGGCGCATGCTGCCAGTCCGGAGGCGGTGCGGGCGGCCGTCCGTCTGGGCGCGCACAGCATCGAGCACGGCTACCTCATGGACCAGGAGTGCATCGACGGCATGCGGGCGCAGGGGACCTGGTATGTCCCCACCCTGGCCATCTCCCACCTGACTCCGGACCAGGCCAGCGATCGCTGGGAGAAGCGCTGGGTGGAGCAGCGAGATCTTGCCCAGGATCTATGTCACCGCGCGGACGCCGCAGCCGCCGAGCATCGCGGATGGTTTCAGCAGGCGCTGGCCGCGGGCGTCAAGATGGCCCTCGGCTCGGATATCCGGCCGCTGAAGGAGGCCGCTCTGCTCGAGCTGGGACTCTGGGTGAAAGATGGCGCGACACCATGGCAGGCCCTGCTGGCCGCCACCCGACACGCCGCCGAGCTCTGTGGGGTGGGCCATGAGCTGGGCACGGTAGAGCCCGGCAAGCTCGCCGACCTGATCGTGGTGGGCGCGAATCCCTTGGACGACATCGCCAACCTGCGCCAGCTGCGGCTGGTCTTCAAGGAAGGGCGCATCGTGTCCGACAAGCGCGCCGGCGCCGCTCGCTCCTGA
- a CDS encoding carboxypeptidase-like regulatory domain-containing protein codes for MRTTRALYLGMIACSIGVLVVAGQARLSAQSTDPAIRIGDKDLGGVVTSSKGPEAGVWVIAETTDLPTRFAKIVVTDDRGRYVLPDLPKANYSVWVRGYGLVDSPKVRTAPGKIVDLKASVAPSPAAAAEYYPAIYWYSMLKVPDKNEFPGTGPSGNGIPVALKSQAQWLDVVKTNGCYTCHQLGNKATRTIPKELGDFASSKEAWARRIVSGQAMTQMTNNLGRLDPKRATELFADWTDRIAAGELPRSQPPRPQGVERNIVVTLWDWAGPKDYLHDEISTDKRNPRVNPNGLIYGTPEESRDLFPVLDPVKHKATQVKMPVRDPNTPSSKANPMAPSPYWGPEPIWDSQTSMHNPMFDEKGRVWFTSRVRPPAANPDFCKKGSDHPSAKLFPVEQANRHLSMYDPKTRKITLISTCFPTHHLVFAEDANNTLWTSAGGPQSGVLGWLNRKMFEETGDEVKSQGWTAIVLDTNGNGKRDDYVEPNQPVDPAKDKRIAAAFYGIAVNPADGTIWGTVLGFPGYVIRVNPGPDPAATALAEVFEPPLPGYGPRGMDIDRNGVVWTPLSSGHLASFDRRLCKGPLNGPTATGQHCPEGWVLHPFPGPQLQGVTESGSAEASYYTWVDQHDTFGLGRNVPMATGNANESLIAFVNGAFVNLRVPYPMGFYAKWMDGRIDDPRAGWKGKGLWSTYATRTPFHVEGGKGTTSKVVKFQLRPDPLAR; via the coding sequence ATGAGGACGACCAGAGCGCTGTATCTCGGGATGATCGCGTGCAGCATCGGCGTGCTTGTGGTCGCCGGCCAGGCCCGGCTGAGCGCGCAGAGCACCGATCCGGCGATCCGTATCGGCGACAAGGACCTCGGCGGCGTGGTGACCAGCTCGAAAGGGCCCGAAGCCGGCGTCTGGGTCATCGCAGAGACGACCGACCTCCCGACCAGGTTCGCCAAGATCGTGGTCACCGATGATCGCGGGCGCTACGTCCTGCCAGATCTTCCGAAGGCGAACTACAGCGTCTGGGTCCGCGGCTACGGGCTCGTCGACTCGCCGAAAGTCCGAACCGCCCCCGGCAAGATCGTCGACCTCAAGGCGTCCGTGGCCCCGAGCCCGGCGGCCGCGGCCGAATACTATCCAGCCATCTACTGGTATTCCATGCTCAAGGTGCCGGACAAGAACGAGTTCCCCGGCACCGGCCCGAGCGGCAATGGCATCCCGGTGGCGCTCAAGAGCCAGGCGCAATGGCTCGACGTCGTCAAGACCAATGGCTGCTACACGTGTCACCAGCTCGGCAACAAGGCGACACGCACGATTCCGAAGGAGCTCGGCGACTTCGCCTCCTCGAAGGAGGCCTGGGCCCGGCGCATCGTGTCGGGGCAGGCCATGACCCAGATGACCAACAACCTCGGCCGGCTCGACCCCAAGCGGGCCACGGAGCTGTTCGCCGACTGGACGGATCGGATCGCGGCGGGCGAGCTGCCTCGCTCCCAGCCGCCGCGACCACAGGGCGTGGAGCGCAACATCGTCGTCACGCTCTGGGACTGGGCGGGCCCCAAGGACTACCTGCACGACGAGATCTCGACCGACAAGCGCAATCCGAGGGTCAATCCGAATGGCTTGATCTACGGGACTCCCGAGGAGAGCAGGGATCTCTTCCCGGTGCTCGACCCGGTGAAGCACAAGGCCACCCAGGTGAAGATGCCGGTGCGTGATCCGAATACGCCCTCGTCGAAGGCGAACCCCATGGCGCCGTCGCCCTACTGGGGACCCGAGCCCATCTGGGACAGCCAGACGAGCATGCACAACCCGATGTTCGACGAGAAGGGGCGAGTGTGGTTCACCTCGCGCGTCCGTCCGCCCGCCGCCAATCCGGACTTCTGCAAGAAGGGATCGGATCATCCGTCGGCCAAGCTCTTCCCCGTCGAGCAGGCCAACCGGCATCTCTCCATGTACGACCCCAAGACGAGGAAGATCACCCTGATCAGCACGTGCTTCCCCACCCACCATCTGGTATTCGCCGAGGATGCCAACAACACGCTGTGGACCAGCGCGGGTGGCCCGCAGAGCGGCGTCCTCGGCTGGCTGAATCGCAAGATGTTCGAGGAGACCGGCGACGAGGTGAAATCGCAAGGCTGGACGGCGATCGTCCTCGACACCAACGGCAACGGCAAGCGCGACGACTACGTCGAGCCCAACCAACCCGTCGATCCGGCGAAGGACAAGCGGATCGCGGCCGCCTTCTACGGCATCGCCGTGAACCCGGCCGATGGCACCATCTGGGGCACGGTCCTCGGATTCCCTGGCTACGTCATCCGCGTCAATCCGGGCCCGGATCCCGCGGCGACCGCGCTCGCCGAAGTCTTCGAGCCGCCCTTGCCGGGGTATGGTCCGCGGGGCATGGACATCGATCGGAATGGCGTGGTCTGGACGCCGCTCTCCAGCGGACATCTCGCCAGCTTCGACCGGCGCCTTTGCAAGGGGCCGCTCAACGGACCGACGGCGACGGGCCAGCACTGTCCCGAGGGCTGGGTGCTCCATCCATTCCCCGGTCCGCAGCTCCAGGGCGTCACGGAGTCGGGCAGCGCCGAGGCGAGCTACTACACGTGGGTCGATCAACACGACACGTTCGGGCTGGGCAGGAACGTGCCGATGGCCACCGGCAATGCCAACGAGTCGCTCATCGCGTTCGTGAACGGCGCGTTCGTCAACCTTCGCGTTCCTTACCCCATGGGCTTCTACGCCAAGTGGATGGACGGGCGCATCGACGATCCAAGGGCCGGCTGGAAAGGCAAGGGACTGTGGTCGACCTACGCGACGAGAACGCCGTTCCACGTCGAAGGCGGCAAGGGGACCACCAGCAAGGTCGTGAAGTTCCAGCTTCGTCCCGATCCGCTGGCGCGATGA
- a CDS encoding ATP-binding protein, whose translation MERTDLDALDLSLSSPAPEGEELNGSTHAVQFYHDEKFLLDAVGRFIGPALGAGEACVIISTPAHQSQLAERLAARGFDLAALCRQRRYVTLDAAATLSRFMINGWPDDKRFADAVGGAVAQAATAAQYPRVRAFGEMVALLCAEGRPEAAIRLEELWNDLAKSLPFALLCAYPLSAFRAHVHRAPFLRICGAHSHVFPAESYGALSSEDDRLRVITGLQQTALALEAEGQGLAIAQARLAAIVECSDDAIVSKSLEGVITTWNPAAERMFGWTAAEAVGQHITLIIPKDRRAEEDDVLARIRRGEMLDHFQTIRVTKDGRLLNISLTVSPVKDPEGCIVGISKIARDVTEQKRLEAELTQRLAELAEGDRRKDEFLAMLGHELRNPLAAVRNAVVTARLDPSRRERALDIAYRQTDQLARLVDDLLDVARITGGRMTLRLEAVRLPSLVERAVETARDLVGARGHDLVVSLPDEPLCVNADPTRLEQVVGNLITNAAKYTEPGGRIEVTVQREGEQAVLRVRDNGIGIAPEMLSRVFDLFAQAHRGLARSQGGLGIGLTVVRRLVEMHGGRVDVRSEGLGRGSEFLVFLPCLPVTEGDAVSACSATEAHGRPLRLLVVDDNADVAEGLMMLLELLGHRVRVAHEGVAALEAARASVPDIMLIDIGLPGMNGYELAQNARQDPRLENVVLVALTGYGREEDKQRAMAAGFDDHLVKPLTVEAFQNMLGRLRKSEPRRGASGATVYTD comes from the coding sequence ATGGAGCGGACCGATCTGGACGCCCTGGACCTGTCGCTGAGCTCTCCAGCCCCTGAGGGGGAAGAGCTCAACGGCTCGACGCATGCCGTCCAGTTCTACCACGACGAGAAATTCCTGCTGGACGCCGTCGGCCGCTTCATTGGCCCCGCCCTCGGAGCGGGCGAGGCATGCGTGATCATCTCCACCCCGGCGCACCAAAGCCAGCTCGCGGAACGGTTGGCCGCGCGCGGATTCGATCTGGCCGCCCTGTGCAGGCAGAGACGCTACGTCACCCTGGACGCCGCCGCGACACTGTCTCGGTTCATGATCAACGGGTGGCCAGATGATAAGCGCTTTGCCGATGCCGTGGGCGGCGCCGTCGCCCAGGCGGCCACGGCGGCTCAGTATCCCCGCGTCCGCGCGTTCGGCGAGATGGTGGCCTTGCTCTGCGCGGAGGGCCGGCCCGAAGCGGCCATCCGTCTCGAAGAGCTGTGGAACGATCTCGCCAAGAGCCTGCCCTTTGCCCTCCTGTGCGCGTACCCGTTGAGCGCCTTTCGTGCCCACGTCCACCGCGCCCCCTTCCTCAGGATCTGCGGCGCGCACTCGCACGTCTTTCCCGCCGAGAGCTACGGGGCGCTGAGCAGCGAGGACGATCGGCTCCGCGTGATCACCGGGCTCCAGCAGACGGCGTTGGCTCTCGAGGCGGAGGGCCAGGGCCTCGCGATCGCCCAGGCTCGACTGGCCGCGATCGTCGAGTGCTCCGACGACGCCATCGTCAGCAAATCCCTGGAGGGCGTCATTACCACCTGGAACCCGGCCGCCGAGCGGATGTTCGGCTGGACGGCCGCCGAAGCCGTGGGCCAGCACATCACTCTGATCATTCCCAAGGATCGCCGCGCCGAGGAGGACGACGTGCTGGCCCGGATCCGCCGCGGCGAGATGCTGGATCACTTCCAGACCATCCGTGTGACGAAAGATGGGCGGCTGCTGAACATCTCGCTCACCGTCTCTCCGGTCAAGGACCCCGAGGGGTGCATCGTCGGCATCTCGAAGATCGCCCGTGACGTCACGGAGCAGAAGCGACTCGAGGCCGAGCTGACCCAGAGGCTGGCCGAGCTCGCCGAGGGAGATCGACGCAAGGACGAGTTTCTCGCCATGCTCGGGCACGAGCTGCGAAATCCGCTCGCCGCCGTGCGGAACGCCGTGGTCACCGCCCGCCTCGATCCGTCGCGACGAGAGCGGGCCCTCGACATCGCGTACCGTCAGACCGACCAGCTCGCGCGGCTGGTCGACGATCTCCTGGACGTCGCCCGCATCACGGGTGGCCGGATGACCCTGCGCCTGGAGGCGGTTCGCCTGCCCAGCCTCGTCGAGCGCGCCGTGGAGACCGCCAGGGATCTCGTGGGGGCGCGTGGGCACGACCTCGTGGTCTCGCTGCCCGATGAGCCGCTGTGCGTCAACGCGGATCCCACCCGTCTGGAGCAGGTCGTCGGCAACCTCATCACGAACGCCGCGAAGTACACCGAGCCCGGCGGGCGGATCGAGGTGACTGTCCAGCGCGAGGGCGAGCAGGCGGTGCTGCGCGTGCGGGACAACGGCATCGGCATCGCGCCGGAGATGTTATCCCGCGTCTTCGACCTCTTCGCCCAAGCCCATCGCGGCCTCGCGCGAAGCCAGGGCGGGCTGGGGATCGGTCTGACGGTCGTCCGGCGGCTCGTGGAGATGCACGGCGGGCGGGTGGACGTACGCAGTGAAGGGCTGGGTCGAGGCTCGGAATTCCTCGTGTTCTTGCCGTGCCTGCCCGTCACGGAAGGCGATGCGGTTTCTGCCTGCTCGGCGACCGAGGCCCACGGCCGGCCCCTCCGGCTGCTCGTCGTCGACGATAATGCGGACGTCGCCGAGGGCCTGATGATGCTGCTGGAGCTGCTCGGGCACCGGGTGCGTGTCGCGCACGAAGGCGTGGCCGCCCTGGAGGCCGCGCGCGCGAGCGTGCCCGACATCATGCTGATCGACATCGGGCTTCCGGGCATGAACGGATACGAGCTGGCCCAGAACGCCCGCCAGGATCCGCGGCTCGAGAACGTCGTGCTCGTGGCCCTCACCGGGTACGGTCGCGAGGAAGACAAGCAGAGGGCGATGGCGGCCGGGTTCGACGACCACCTCGTGAAGCCGTTGACCGTCGAGGCCTTCCAGAACATGCTCGGACGGCTGAGGAAATCCGAACCGCGGAGGGGCGCCTCCGGAGCTACCGTCTACACGGACTGA
- a CDS encoding NAD-dependent succinate-semialdehyde dehydrogenase has translation MSIQTINPATGQVLETYEETSRSELDQILARAHAMFLEWRAVPFAERARRMRKAGQVLRTRQGQYARTMTLEMGKPIVQAEAEVEKCASVCDYYAEHAESFLAKQPRETEASSSYVRFDPLGAVLAVMPWNFPFWQVFRFAAPALMAGNVGILKHASNVPGCALAIEQVFVDAGFPRGVFSSVLIGSPAVTGLIADPRIVAVTLTGSERAGSSVAEHAGHHLKKTVLELGGSDPFMVLADADVAAAARTAADARLINSGQSCIAAKRFIVVEPLADQFIEKFRDELQSRRMGDPLARETQVGPQARADLRDSLHQQVEESVRRGAKRLLGGEIPAGKGAFYPPTLLAAVDKGMPAFDEETFGPVAAVIRAKDEADAVRLANDSPYGLGASVWTRDRACAERMAAQIEAGCVFVNGLVKSDPRMPFGGIKRSGYGRELSEYGIREFVNIKSVWIV, from the coding sequence ATGAGCATCCAGACCATTAACCCCGCTACCGGACAAGTCCTCGAGACCTACGAGGAAACCTCTCGCAGCGAGCTGGATCAAATCTTGGCGCGGGCCCACGCCATGTTCCTCGAGTGGCGCGCGGTGCCCTTTGCCGAGCGTGCCCGTCGCATGCGTAAGGCCGGGCAGGTCCTCAGGACCCGCCAGGGGCAATACGCGCGCACCATGACGCTCGAGATGGGCAAGCCCATCGTGCAGGCCGAGGCGGAGGTCGAGAAGTGCGCCTCCGTCTGCGACTACTATGCGGAGCACGCGGAATCCTTTCTCGCCAAGCAGCCCCGCGAGACGGAAGCGTCCAGCAGCTATGTGCGCTTCGATCCCCTCGGAGCCGTCCTCGCCGTGATGCCCTGGAACTTTCCCTTCTGGCAGGTGTTCCGATTTGCGGCGCCTGCCCTCATGGCCGGCAATGTCGGCATTCTCAAGCACGCCTCCAATGTCCCGGGCTGCGCGCTGGCCATCGAGCAGGTCTTTGTCGACGCGGGTTTCCCGCGCGGGGTCTTCTCGAGCGTGCTCATCGGGTCTCCGGCCGTCACCGGGCTGATCGCTGATCCCCGCATCGTCGCGGTCACCCTCACGGGCAGCGAGCGCGCGGGCAGCAGCGTGGCCGAGCATGCGGGCCACCACCTGAAGAAGACGGTGCTGGAGCTCGGGGGGAGCGACCCGTTCATGGTGCTGGCCGATGCCGATGTGGCTGCCGCGGCCCGGACGGCGGCGGACGCGCGGCTCATCAATAGCGGCCAGAGCTGCATCGCGGCCAAGCGCTTCATCGTCGTCGAGCCGCTCGCCGATCAGTTCATCGAGAAGTTCCGCGACGAGCTGCAAAGCCGTCGCATGGGCGATCCCCTGGCGCGCGAGACTCAGGTCGGCCCGCAGGCCCGCGCCGATCTCAGAGACTCGCTCCACCAGCAGGTCGAGGAGTCGGTCCGGCGCGGGGCCAAGCGCCTGCTCGGTGGCGAGATCCCCGCCGGCAAGGGAGCATTCTATCCGCCCACCCTCCTCGCCGCCGTCGACAAGGGCATGCCCGCCTTCGATGAGGAGACCTTCGGCCCGGTGGCGGCGGTGATCCGCGCCAAGGACGAGGCGGATGCCGTGCGCCTCGCTAACGATTCTCCGTACGGACTTGGAGCCTCGGTGTGGACCCGGGACCGCGCCTGCGCCGAGCGGATGGCCGCCCAGATCGAGGCGGGGTGCGTGTTCGTGAACGGGCTCGTGAAGTCAGATCCGCGCATGCCCTTCGGCGGGATCAAGCGCTCGGGCTATGGGCGGGAGCTCTCTGAGTACGGAATCCGCGAGTTCGTCAACATCAAGTCGGTCTGGATCGTCTAG
- a CDS encoding acetolactate synthase large subunit, giving the protein MKASDLIVQCLENEGVRYVFGLPGEEILDILDSLADSRVTFIPTRHEQGAAFMADAYGRLTGHAGVCLSTLGPGATNLATGVADANLDRAPLVAITGQAARDRIHKESHQHVDIIEHLRPLTKWNTRAETAAVIPEVIRKAFKLAESEKPGACHIEVPEDVAGEAVDGTPLSTVRARRPSPDRPALQTAARLIEEATHPLIFAGNGVIRGRASTELRALARRHGIPVVHTFMAKGSMPADDDLCLLSAGLQARDYVSCGFEKADLIIAVGYDPVEYAPKFWNPARKKPIIHIDFTPAEVDSFYQPAVEVVADVREALELLNDMVKGEKDPSPYLELRRLILKDLEEGADDQTFPLKPQHILRELRARMGREDILISDVGTHKLWIARTFPAYEPNTVLISNGLAAMGFALPAAIAAKLVHPERNVVAVSGDGGFLMNCQELETARRLGLAVVNVIFRDGGYNLIQWKQQTHLGRETGVTFGNPDFVALAEAFGAKGYAVESPRELGQVLAEALAEPGPSIVDVPVDYRENAKLTERLGHLVCPI; this is encoded by the coding sequence ATGAAGGCCTCCGATCTCATCGTCCAGTGTCTCGAGAACGAAGGCGTTCGCTATGTCTTCGGCCTCCCGGGCGAGGAGATCCTGGACATCCTGGACTCCCTCGCGGACTCCCGGGTCACCTTCATCCCCACGCGACACGAGCAGGGCGCGGCCTTCATGGCCGACGCCTACGGCCGTCTCACGGGCCATGCGGGGGTCTGCCTCTCGACGCTCGGGCCCGGAGCCACCAACCTCGCCACGGGCGTCGCCGACGCCAACCTCGACCGCGCCCCGCTCGTGGCGATCACGGGGCAGGCCGCCCGCGATCGCATCCACAAGGAATCCCACCAGCACGTGGACATCATCGAGCATCTGCGGCCGTTGACGAAGTGGAACACGCGCGCGGAGACGGCGGCCGTGATTCCCGAGGTGATTCGCAAGGCCTTCAAGCTCGCCGAGTCCGAGAAGCCCGGGGCCTGCCACATCGAGGTGCCCGAGGACGTGGCGGGGGAAGCGGTCGACGGAACGCCGCTGTCGACGGTGCGAGCGCGGCGCCCGTCCCCGGACCGCCCGGCCCTCCAGACCGCCGCCCGTCTCATCGAGGAGGCCACTCATCCGCTGATCTTCGCCGGGAACGGCGTGATCCGGGGGCGCGCCTCGACGGAGCTGCGGGCGCTTGCCCGGAGACACGGCATCCCCGTCGTCCACACCTTCATGGCCAAGGGCTCCATGCCAGCCGACGACGATCTCTGCCTGCTCTCGGCCGGGCTCCAGGCGCGGGACTACGTGTCGTGCGGGTTCGAGAAGGCGGATCTCATCATCGCCGTCGGCTATGATCCCGTCGAGTACGCCCCGAAGTTCTGGAACCCGGCCCGGAAGAAGCCCATCATCCACATCGACTTCACCCCGGCCGAGGTGGACAGCTTCTACCAGCCGGCCGTCGAGGTGGTGGCCGATGTGCGGGAGGCCCTCGAGCTGCTGAACGACATGGTGAAGGGGGAGAAGGACCCGTCGCCCTACCTCGAGCTCCGCCGGCTCATTCTCAAGGATCTCGAGGAGGGGGCGGACGATCAGACCTTCCCCCTCAAGCCGCAGCACATCCTGCGAGAGCTCCGCGCCCGCATGGGGCGCGAGGACATCCTCATCTCGGACGTGGGCACCCACAAGCTCTGGATCGCCCGGACCTTTCCAGCTTACGAGCCCAACACCGTGCTGATCTCCAATGGCCTGGCCGCCATGGGCTTTGCCCTGCCCGCGGCCATCGCGGCCAAGCTCGTTCACCCCGAGCGCAACGTGGTGGCGGTGAGCGGCGACGGCGGCTTCCTCATGAATTGCCAGGAGCTCGAGACGGCCCGCCGGCTGGGGCTCGCCGTGGTGAACGTGATCTTCCGCGACGGCGGATACAACCTGATCCAGTGGAAGCAGCAGACGCATCTCGGACGCGAGACGGGCGTGACCTTCGGCAATCCCGACTTCGTCGCGCTGGCCGAAGCCTTTGGCGCCAAGGGCTATGCGGTGGAATCTCCGCGCGAGCTCGGCCAGGTCCTGGCCGAGGCCCTGGCCGAGCCCGGTCCGTCCATCGTCGACGTGCCGGTCGACTATCGCGAGAACGCCAAGCTGACGGAGCGGCTCGGGCACCTCGTGTGCCCGATCTAG
- a CDS encoding phosphoribosylpyrophosphate synthetase has translation MPPLINAEAYTTLAGALDELARRGFTERFQVFDGGLRAVDGGQTMRPKDLVIREYYRFEGISDPDDMAILYAIESTSGVRGTLADAFGVYSDPATSAVMEDVPIRANGSP, from the coding sequence ATGCCGCCCCTCATCAACGCGGAGGCCTACACGACGCTTGCGGGCGCCCTGGACGAGCTCGCGCGTCGCGGATTCACCGAGCGCTTCCAGGTCTTCGACGGCGGGCTTCGCGCGGTGGACGGCGGACAGACCATGCGGCCGAAAGACCTGGTGATCCGCGAGTACTATCGCTTCGAGGGCATCTCGGATCCCGACGACATGGCCATCCTCTACGCCATCGAGAGCACGAGCGGGGTGCGCGGCACCCTGGCCGACGCCTTCGGCGTGTACTCGGATCCCGCCACGAGCGCGGTCATGGAAGATGTCCCCATTCGCGCGAACGGCTCCCCCTAG
- a CDS encoding helix-turn-helix domain-containing protein, producing the protein MARARAAGPKRKRGAENALGPLLRLWRERRRMSQLTLAVEAEISSRHLSFMETGRAKPSREMVLLLARVLDVPPRGRNELLLAAGYAPVYLERGLEAPEMTQVRRALDFMLRQQEPFPALVVDGHWNILMSNEGMQRVMGLFLDPTKAATLGPPNAMRLFYHPRGVRPYIVNWEATAAALIQWLHRDLLRGDPEIGRLLDELLSYPDVPHHWRKLDLDASTAPFLAVELARDDFHLKFFSTLTSLGVPYDITLHELRVEAFFPADEGSEALMRRLAREAGTRTDA; encoded by the coding sequence ATGGCGCGAGCGCGGGCGGCAGGCCCGAAGCGCAAGAGGGGCGCGGAGAACGCGCTGGGACCCCTGCTCCGCCTGTGGCGCGAGCGCCGCCGGATGAGCCAGCTCACCCTGGCCGTGGAGGCGGAGATCTCCTCGCGTCACCTGAGCTTCATGGAGACCGGGCGCGCCAAGCCGAGCCGGGAGATGGTCCTCCTCCTCGCCCGCGTGCTCGACGTGCCGCCGCGCGGCCGCAACGAGCTGCTCCTGGCCGCGGGCTACGCGCCCGTGTATCTGGAGCGAGGGCTCGAAGCGCCCGAGATGACCCAGGTGCGCCGGGCCCTCGACTTCATGCTGCGCCAGCAGGAGCCCTTCCCCGCCCTCGTGGTCGATGGCCACTGGAATATCCTGATGAGCAATGAAGGCATGCAGCGAGTCATGGGTCTTTTCCTCGACCCCACCAAGGCCGCGACCCTGGGGCCGCCCAATGCCATGCGGCTCTTCTATCATCCCCGGGGAGTCCGCCCGTACATCGTGAACTGGGAGGCGACGGCGGCCGCCCTCATCCAATGGCTTCATCGGGACTTGCTGCGGGGAGATCCGGAGATCGGCCGGCTCCTCGACGAGCTGCTCTCCTACCCGGACGTGCCGCACCACTGGCGCAAGCTGGACCTCGACGCCTCCACCGCGCCCTTCCTCGCCGTGGAGCTGGCCCGGGACGATTTCCACCTGAAGTTCTTCTCGACGCTGACGAGCCTTGGCGTCCCCTATGACATCACGCTGCACGAGCTGCGGGTGGAGGCCTTTTTCCCGGCCGACGAGGGGAGCGAGGCCCTGATGCGCCGTCTCGCCCGAGAGGCAGGAACTCGGACAGACGCCTAG
- a CDS encoding PaaI family thioesterase, with the protein MDAAAVSDLFRGTLSELLGIRIVEATPDRVVAELDYRDELTTVGGSLHGGTLMALADTIGAVATVLNLPAGARTTTLESKTNFFAAGRSGTVRAETTALHRGKRTMVWQTRVTNDAGRLLSLTIQTQMVLT; encoded by the coding sequence ATGGATGCCGCCGCCGTCTCCGACCTCTTCAGGGGAACCCTCTCCGAGCTACTGGGTATCCGCATCGTCGAAGCCACCCCGGACCGGGTGGTCGCTGAGCTCGACTACAGAGACGAGCTGACCACCGTGGGGGGGAGCCTCCACGGCGGCACCCTCATGGCCTTGGCCGACACGATCGGCGCGGTGGCGACCGTGCTCAACCTGCCCGCGGGTGCCCGTACCACCACCCTCGAGTCCAAGACCAATTTCTTCGCGGCCGGCCGCTCCGGAACGGTGCGCGCGGAGACGACCGCGCTTCACCGAGGCAAGCGGACCATGGTCTGGCAGACGCGCGTCACCAATGACGCCGGGCGCCTGCTGTCGCTCACGATTCAGACCCAGATGGTCCTGACATGA